A part of Leifsonia xyli subsp. xyli str. CTCB07 genomic DNA contains:
- a CDS encoding RNA polymerase-binding protein RbpA: MASGGSAIRGSRVGAGPMGEQDRGFHADRIAISYWDALGNETVRYFAANLPDEEIPEVIDSPSTGLPAGRDKDNPPSVAKAEPYKTHLAYVKERRSEEEAEQLLEDALNQLRARRGKLTST, from the coding sequence GGTGCGGGCCCGATGGGGGAGCAGGACCGCGGTTTCCACGCGGACCGCATCGCCATCTCGTATTGGGACGCGCTCGGAAACGAGACCGTGCGCTATTTCGCGGCGAACCTGCCGGACGAAGAGATCCCGGAGGTCATCGATTCGCCGTCGACCGGTTTGCCGGCCGGCCGCGACAAGGATAACCCGCCGTCGGTCGCCAAAGCCGAGCCGTACAAGACGCACCTTGCCTATGTGAAGGAGCGTCGTTCGGAGGAAGAAGCGGAGCAGCTTCTGGAGGACGCGCTGAACCAGCTTCGCGCCCGCCGCGGGAAGCTCACCAGCACCTGA